In one Synergistales bacterium genomic region, the following are encoded:
- the rlmN gene encoding 23S rRNA (adenine(2503)-C(2))-methyltransferase RlmN: MEFAAWQNFFAEQGEPQYRSQQVCEWLYTKHAVSFEEMTNLSKGLRARLEERVAFHLPALEEDVVSRDGTRKFLWRLEDGETVESVLMKHHNRMTACLSSQVGCSLGCAFCVTGQGGFRRNLAVHEMVGQFLAMERVLGEPVNNLVFMGMGEPFLNTSHVLQSIRQLQHPRMRGLGIRHVTISTAGILPGIRQLAASGLDVRLAVSLHAADGRLRSQLMPINNTYPLQELMGTLYTYQEQTGNRVTVEYLLLGGVNDRPDDARRLAGLLSKLKVFVNLIPCNTGVEGFQPPTKKAQDIFRNVLQTRGFEVFVRTERGGDVDGACGQLRERRSSGKTKRGSRKG; the protein is encoded by the coding sequence AGCATGCCGTCTCCTTCGAGGAGATGACCAACCTCTCCAAGGGACTGCGGGCGCGGCTGGAAGAGCGTGTGGCCTTCCACCTGCCGGCGCTGGAGGAGGATGTGGTCTCCCGGGACGGGACGCGGAAGTTCCTCTGGCGGCTGGAAGACGGAGAGACGGTGGAGTCGGTGCTGATGAAACATCACAATCGGATGACGGCCTGTCTCTCCTCCCAGGTGGGCTGTTCGCTGGGATGCGCCTTCTGTGTCACCGGACAGGGGGGATTCCGTCGGAACCTGGCCGTCCACGAGATGGTGGGGCAGTTCCTGGCCATGGAGCGTGTGCTGGGGGAACCGGTCAACAACCTGGTGTTCATGGGGATGGGCGAGCCCTTCCTGAACACCAGCCATGTGCTGCAGTCGATCCGGCAGCTGCAGCATCCCAGGATGCGCGGCCTGGGGATCCGCCATGTCACGATCTCCACCGCGGGGATCCTGCCGGGGATCCGGCAGCTCGCCGCCAGCGGTCTCGACGTCCGTCTGGCTGTGTCGCTCCACGCCGCCGACGGCAGACTCCGTTCCCAGCTGATGCCGATCAACAACACCTATCCGCTGCAGGAGCTGATGGGTACGCTCTATACCTACCAGGAGCAGACCGGAAACAGGGTGACCGTGGAATACCTGCTGCTGGGCGGCGTCAACGACCGTCCCGACGACGCCAGACGGCTCGCCGGACTGCTGTCGAAGCTCAAGGTGTTCGTCAACCTGATCCCCTGCAACACCGGAGTGGAGGGGTTCCAGCCTCCCACGAAGAAGGCGCAGGATATCTTTCGGAATGTGCTGCAGACCAGGGGGTTCGAGGTCTTTGTCCGCACCGAGCGGGGCGGGGATGTGGACGGTGCCTGCGGCCAGCTCCGGGAGCGCAGGAGCAGCGGGAAGACGAAGCGGGGAAGCAGAAAGGGCTAG